A single window of Flavobacteriales bacterium DNA harbors:
- a CDS encoding T9SS type A sorting domain-containing protein: MAGIGRVDASNEHLAAQSAGILKISSPSDMGDGEYVLFGHDKGDITTWTTAEAPNAGTNIERLAREWRLDETGDVGTVSVGIDTTDLPARPAGYTKYFLLVDADGNFSSGATSYAMTSVGGSNYEASGVAIADGNYVTIAVVRSIIEFTSTNASKFEPQSPATMQISLSYPLSTNTTVDYTVTGGTATSGSDYVFSNGTATITAGNTTTNLNIVIINDVVVESDETMIVTLSNPSAGVTIGTNASDTLRINDDDNSRKVSFRTTTGTSDEAVTPATATVQINSVDGTNPTTVGYKVTGGTATSGSDYVLAAGIATIPAGEDSITFDIAITDDATYENSETIVVSLYNPSNCNLNSSNTTFTYTITDNDSKPTVEFAQTTSSQDEGTSPALIAVVLSAATGTDVTVDYAITGGSASGSGVDYTLVDGTLTIAAGDTTADISVDIVDDGIVESEETFEITLSNPTNADPGTDLVTTVTINDDDNDGYVGPGGVGDDTNNKIWLSANDAVYSDAGSTDATNGGSVQEWHDRSGNGNNATQTTAGSKPTLATSSINGQSVLTFDGSSDWMSIVTGDIPETNYTEFVIFKSSDATGPFTTIASPATYSGGAHDRQFGLSSNKMSSRIYNTEVISTASDYNDNAARIAELQVTTGVGQEIFINEASVKTGTKGGSDFNWESGMVIGGHTAWGYYAGSIAEVILYNKVLNDAQQIIVNNYLSSKYGITIVNDKFSYDGVHLYDVAGIGREDASNMHTAAESAGILRVSNASGMGNGEYLLFGHDNGDITAWTTTEAPTVSGSSRLAREWRVDETGDVGTVTVTIDTATFPAVPVGYQMMLAVDGDGDFTSGAVLYPLIYTSGTEYAASGIDFSAGDYVAVVAGENITKQSGDFDDPATWLVGIVPGTGENAIINTGHVVDLTANQSIGSLTINGTLNLNSKTLTVDQGTITNNGTFDAGTGKVIYSASGDQCVTPLTYYKLSLAGSGTKTLCGNIDVNSDLNVTASGVSLDVSASDYGINLAGKWNNSGTFVPRSGTVVFDGTGTQNLTATVAQTYTNVTINKASGYVKMLRNIEVDGTLTMTNGNLQLGSFDLTFGTSGTISGGSASSYIEADGIGVLKKLYNAVPAAAFAMPMGDANEYAPFTFTLQDGTLSGLSYVTFKQTDSKHPSLSGTTDYISRYWTVSASGISCNGTCDDGAGDINFDASYTYQDADVNGTEAYMIPMKYTLGSWTADGSVNTGTNTLSWSGVPAFGDMTGANASAVLPIGLLSFNVWLERDVVRIEWVTAAEINNNFFTVERSHNGIDFEAIENVKGAGNSNRILTYRTYDTQPLEGLSYYRLTQTDYDGQSETFDLVPVRYLPGRSGQHQLSVFPNPAKDKAFVVLEGMEGNSEVTVVVQDMLGKVFRDLTIQADPSGNAVAEISQLNEMHPGVYLVTVRSSHGVDAIRLIVDRN; this comes from the coding sequence GTGGCGGGCATCGGTCGGGTGGATGCTTCCAATGAGCACCTGGCGGCGCAATCCGCAGGTATATTGAAGATCAGCAGCCCGAGTGATATGGGTGATGGAGAGTATGTGCTGTTCGGTCATGACAAAGGGGATATCACTACATGGACTACGGCGGAGGCCCCGAATGCAGGCACCAACATAGAAAGGTTGGCCAGGGAATGGAGGTTGGATGAGACCGGGGATGTGGGTACCGTGAGTGTTGGTATCGATACAACCGACCTGCCGGCCCGACCTGCCGGGTACACCAAATATTTTTTATTGGTGGATGCCGATGGCAACTTCAGTTCCGGGGCAACATCCTACGCTATGACTTCCGTGGGGGGCAGCAATTACGAAGCCAGCGGGGTAGCGATCGCCGACGGGAATTATGTAACCATTGCCGTTGTACGTTCTATCATTGAATTCACATCCACCAATGCCAGTAAATTCGAACCTCAGAGTCCGGCCACCATGCAGATTTCCCTCAGCTATCCGTTGAGTACCAATACAACGGTTGATTATACTGTTACAGGTGGTACCGCCACATCGGGAAGTGATTATGTGTTTTCAAACGGAACCGCAACCATCACCGCAGGCAATACCACCACCAATCTCAACATTGTTATCATCAATGATGTGGTTGTGGAATCCGATGAAACCATGATCGTGACCCTGTCGAACCCTTCCGCCGGTGTTACCATCGGTACAAATGCATCCGATACCCTGCGGATCAATGATGATGATAACTCGAGGAAGGTGTCTTTTCGCACCACCACAGGCACCAGCGACGAAGCGGTTACGCCGGCCACGGCCACGGTTCAGATCAATTCGGTTGATGGTACAAACCCCACCACGGTGGGCTACAAGGTAACGGGGGGGACGGCCACCAGCGGTTCCGATTACGTATTGGCCGCCGGCATCGCCACCATACCCGCCGGGGAAGACAGCATTACTTTTGATATCGCCATCACGGATGATGCTACCTACGAAAACAGTGAGACCATTGTAGTGAGCCTCTATAATCCCTCCAACTGCAACCTGAACAGTTCCAATACAACTTTTACCTATACCATCACCGATAACGACTCCAAGCCTACAGTGGAGTTTGCCCAGACCACTTCCAGTCAGGATGAAGGCACATCTCCGGCATTGATAGCCGTTGTTCTGTCAGCAGCTACGGGTACGGATGTAACGGTGGATTATGCGATCACGGGCGGATCCGCTTCAGGAAGCGGGGTAGATTATACCCTTGTTGATGGCACACTTACCATTGCTGCCGGTGACACAACTGCGGATATAAGCGTGGATATAGTGGATGACGGTATCGTTGAATCGGAGGAAACCTTTGAAATCACCCTTTCGAATCCAACCAATGCCGACCCGGGAACGGATCTTGTAACAACGGTCACCATCAATGATGACGACAACGACGGATATGTGGGGCCGGGTGGAGTGGGGGATGATACCAACAACAAGATCTGGCTGTCGGCCAATGATGCGGTATACAGCGATGCCGGGTCCACGGATGCAACCAATGGCGGAAGCGTACAGGAGTGGCATGATAGATCAGGGAACGGGAACAATGCTACCCAGACAACGGCAGGAAGCAAGCCCACACTCGCAACAAGCAGCATCAACGGACAAAGCGTGTTGACGTTTGACGGCAGTTCTGATTGGATGAGCATCGTAACCGGTGATATCCCCGAAACCAACTACACCGAATTTGTGATCTTCAAGTCGTCGGACGCCACCGGACCCTTCACCACAATTGCCAGTCCGGCCACCTACAGCGGTGGTGCACACGACCGTCAGTTCGGACTCAGCAGCAACAAAATGTCGAGCCGGATTTACAACACTGAGGTGATCAGCACTGCGTCGGACTATAACGACAATGCAGCCAGGATTGCCGAACTCCAGGTGACCACAGGGGTCGGGCAGGAAATATTCATCAACGAAGCCAGTGTCAAGACCGGTACCAAAGGCGGATCCGATTTCAACTGGGAATCAGGCATGGTGATCGGAGGACACACGGCATGGGGCTATTATGCCGGTAGCATCGCGGAGGTAATACTATACAACAAGGTGCTGAACGATGCCCAGCAGATCATTGTGAACAACTACCTTTCTTCCAAGTATGGCATCACCATTGTGAATGACAAGTTCTCCTATGATGGCGTGCACCTGTATGATGTGGCAGGTATCGGTCGGGAAGATGCGTCGAACATGCACACCGCTGCAGAGTCGGCTGGTATCCTGCGGGTAAGCAATGCAAGTGGTATGGGCAATGGCGAGTACCTGTTATTCGGTCATGACAACGGTGATATCACCGCCTGGACTACAACCGAGGCGCCCACCGTATCCGGTTCTTCCCGCCTTGCTCGGGAATGGCGCGTGGACGAAACAGGAGACGTGGGAACTGTTACCGTTACCATCGATACGGCTACTTTTCCCGCCGTACCCGTGGGTTACCAGATGATGCTGGCGGTGGATGGAGACGGGGACTTTACATCCGGGGCAGTCCTGTATCCATTGATCTATACATCCGGGACGGAATATGCCGCATCCGGGATTGATTTTTCCGCCGGCGATTATGTGGCTGTTGTGGCCGGCGAAAACATCACCAAGCAAAGCGGCGACTTTGATGACCCCGCCACCTGGCTCGTGGGTATTGTTCCAGGTACCGGTGAAAATGCCATCATCAACACCGGGCATGTTGTGGACCTGACCGCGAATCAATCCATCGGTTCTCTCACGATCAACGGCACCCTGAACCTGAACAGCAAGACCCTGACTGTGGATCAGGGAACCATCACCAACAACGGAACCTTTGATGCCGGTACAGGCAAAGTGATCTATTCCGCCTCCGGAGATCAATGTGTGACTCCTTTAACCTACTACAAACTTTCATTGGCAGGTTCGGGTACCAAAACCCTTTGTGGCAACATAGATGTGAACAGCGACCTGAATGTAACGGCAAGTGGCGTATCCCTGGATGTTTCCGCATCCGACTATGGCATCAACCTGGCCGGTAAATGGAACAACAGCGGTACCTTTGTGCCACGCTCGGGAACGGTTGTGTTTGACGGAACCGGTACGCAAAACCTCACCGCAACCGTGGCCCAGACCTATACCAACGTGACCATCAATAAAGCATCCGGGTATGTGAAAATGCTGCGTAACATAGAAGTGGACGGCACACTCACCATGACCAACGGTAACCTGCAGTTGGGTAGCTTTGATCTCACCTTCGGTACGTCGGGTACCATTTCCGGAGGAAGCGCATCCAGCTACATTGAGGCGGATGGCATAGGTGTGTTGAAGAAACTATACAACGCTGTACCCGCTGCTGCGTTTGCGATGCCGATGGGAGACGCAAACGAATATGCCCCTTTTACCTTTACGTTGCAGGACGGAACGCTGTCGGGACTTTCATATGTCACTTTCAAACAAACAGATTCAAAGCATCCGAGTCTGAGTGGAACAACGGATTACATATCCCGGTACTGGACAGTTTCAGCATCAGGAATCAGTTGCAACGGTACCTGCGACGACGGAGCCGGTGATATCAACTTTGATGCGAGTTATACATACCAGGATGCGGATGTGAATGGAACGGAAGCGTACATGATTCCCATGAAATACACGCTGGGAAGCTGGACCGCTGACGGATCGGTTAATACTGGCACCAATACCCTTTCCTGGAGCGGGGTGCCGGCTTTTGGAGATATGACCGGAGCGAATGCAAGTGCGGTGCTTCCCATCGGATTGTTATCGTTCAATGTATGGCTGGAGCGGGATGTGGTACGTATCGAATGGGTAACGGCCGCGGAAATCAACAACAATTTCTTTACGGTGGAAAGATCACACAACGGGATCGATTTTGAAGCCATAGAGAACGTGAAAGGGGCAGGAAACAGCAATCGGATACTGACCTATCGGACATACGATACCCAACCGTTGGAAGGGTTGTCATACTACCGGTTGACACAAACGGATTACGATGGTCAATCGGAAACATTTGATCTGGTTCCTGTCAGGTATTTGCCCGGAAGATCCGGTCAGCACCAACTGTCTGTTTTTCCGAATCCGGCAAAAGACAAGGCGTTTGTTGTGCTGGAAGGAATGGAGGGAAATAGCGAGGTAACAGTTGTCGTGCAGGATATGCTTGGGAAAGTTTTTCGTGACCTGACGATACAAGCTGATCCGTCAGGAAATGCCGTTGCCGAAATAAGCCAGCTGAATGAAATGCATCCGGGCGTGTACCTGGTTACGGTTCGTTCCTCTCACGGTGTCGATGCCATACGGCTGATTGTTGACCGAAACTGA
- a CDS encoding DUF2306 domain-containing protein has product MAAILSLLIGIYPVLYFLSDEPFGILLNKPEEVVKNALWMAMFYGHIGGGGLALAIGWLQFSKKLRTRRIALHRTIGKIYMIAALIGGLCGIFLAFYAEGNVLAAPGFTGLGMVWVSTSIMGYLSIRKGKTDQHQSWMTYSFAMCFAAVTFRIWLGVLASSMADFNMAYGLAAWLCWLPNLGVAYLVRR; this is encoded by the coding sequence ATGGCAGCCATCCTCAGCTTGCTCATCGGCATCTATCCTGTTCTGTACTTCCTGAGCGACGAACCTTTCGGCATCCTGTTGAACAAACCGGAAGAAGTGGTAAAGAATGCGCTCTGGATGGCAATGTTTTATGGCCACATCGGTGGTGGTGGACTTGCACTGGCAATCGGTTGGCTCCAGTTCAGCAAAAAACTGCGCACCCGCAGGATTGCCCTGCACCGTACCATCGGAAAAATCTATATGATCGCCGCGCTGATCGGAGGACTCTGCGGTATATTCCTGGCTTTTTATGCGGAAGGCAATGTGCTGGCTGCACCCGGATTCACCGGTTTGGGCATGGTATGGGTATCCACATCCATTATGGGCTACCTGTCGATCCGCAAAGGAAAAACCGACCAACACCAATCATGGATGACCTACAGCTTTGCCATGTGCTTTGCCGCAGTCACCTTCCGGATCTGGCTGGGTGTACTGGCGTCGTCAATGGCTGATTTTAACATGGCGTACGGGCTGGCAGCATGGTTGTGCTGGCTACCCAACCTGGGCGTGGCGTATTTGGTGAGACGGTAG
- a CDS encoding response regulator → MSTETQHDISQSLIEMQENLAQLTSENERTKRLQQSSEEINNILRGDKDLTPLCTDILSYLATFTSATVGTFYTTDLNGNQELTAGYALNKKAYKNKVIEPGIGLVGQVALEQKIIRFNNLPKDYLQTTSGTGEANVTYLTGLPLIYNNKLVGVLELGTFEVIPEEHMRTLSGHTENIAIAVNAAKSKMRTETLLQNIREKEAELSGQMNAINKSNLAVEFDMKGYVTSANENFLDVMGYQLEDLIGKHHSILVDATYKNSAEYKQFWEDLRAGKSHNGEVLRINKAGDIVWLHSSYNPIYNKDNKLVKVLKLAIDITEQKDKQLQNSQQVSSLNQAAIVSETDAQGNITFVNEMFCEISQYTEKELIGKNHRILKSGTQPDGLFVGMWKAISLGRVWRGNICNKAKDGSYYWVATTIMPFRNLRGNIFKYVAVRFDITEQVNQKQELLKQAEEMQSQQEELKQTNEELQEQTMKLKEQQEELQAANEELEEQTQIVEQKNHDLEIARTDIEHKAKQLEISSKYKSEFLANMSHELRTPLNSLLILSDDLAQNKENNLSVDQIESAQVISKSGHDLLNLINEILDLSKVEAGRMDLNVKSINLHEFATSLRRDFTHVAEDKGLKFDIIVDNDLPESFESDQQRLAQVLKNLLSNAFKFTDKGEVIASFKKNANLIAFSVKDSGIGIAVDKQDIIFEAFQQADGSNSRKYGGTGLGLSISRELAKLLRGNISLESKPGQGSTFTLTIPLELPQEMQSKKAVPVKPQKAVMTTYDSQFLNYPTLDDQRNEISESDNVVLIIEDDTDFARVLAAQANQKSLKYLCAATGEDGLKLAAKFQPNAIILDLDLPGIDGHMVLKELKSNPDLRHIPVHIISANEKSMEPIKSGAVEYLTKPVNKKQLEGAFSRIEDLISRKMKNLLIIEDNKNLRKSIIKLIGNGDVKCHEASTGEEALNVCNKEKVDCIVLDIGLPDMTGFELIKQLEKDQEGHVPPIVVYTGKELTREEDEELRQHAETIIVKGVKSEERLLDETALFLHRTLRNLPKKKQEMITGLYDNEKVFTDKKVLLVDDDMRNVFALGKVLREKGLEVVKAENGKVALDVLGKNADIDIVLMDIMMPEMDGYECMQNIRKEKKYAHLPVIALTAKAMKEDRQKCIDAGANDYISKPVDVERLFSLMKIWLKNRK, encoded by the coding sequence ATGAGTACAGAGACCCAACACGACATCAGTCAGTCCCTGATTGAAATGCAAGAGAACCTGGCGCAGCTTACCTCAGAGAACGAACGCACCAAACGCCTCCAGCAAAGCAGCGAAGAGATCAACAATATCCTTCGGGGCGACAAGGACCTGACACCCTTGTGCACAGACATACTCAGCTACCTTGCTACATTCACATCCGCCACTGTGGGTACATTCTACACCACTGACCTGAACGGGAACCAGGAATTAACGGCCGGATACGCCCTCAACAAAAAAGCTTACAAAAACAAGGTGATAGAGCCGGGCATAGGGTTGGTGGGACAGGTGGCCCTTGAACAAAAGATCATCCGTTTCAACAACCTCCCGAAAGACTACCTGCAAACCACCTCGGGAACCGGAGAAGCCAATGTCACGTACCTGACCGGGCTGCCTCTCATATACAACAACAAGCTGGTAGGGGTGCTTGAGTTGGGCACGTTCGAGGTCATCCCTGAAGAACACATGCGCACCCTCTCAGGTCACACGGAAAACATCGCGATCGCCGTGAACGCCGCCAAATCCAAGATGCGCACGGAAACACTGCTGCAAAACATACGGGAAAAGGAAGCCGAGCTTTCCGGGCAAATGAACGCCATCAACAAATCCAACCTGGCCGTGGAGTTTGACATGAAAGGTTATGTAACCAGCGCCAATGAGAACTTCCTTGATGTGATGGGCTATCAGCTGGAAGACCTCATCGGCAAGCACCACAGCATATTGGTGGATGCGACCTACAAGAATTCGGCTGAATACAAACAGTTCTGGGAGGATTTACGTGCCGGCAAATCGCATAACGGAGAGGTTTTGCGCATCAATAAAGCCGGTGACATCGTGTGGCTTCACAGTTCCTACAACCCCATTTACAACAAAGACAACAAACTGGTGAAGGTGCTGAAGCTGGCCATTGATATTACGGAACAAAAGGACAAACAGCTGCAGAACAGCCAACAGGTTTCGAGCCTGAACCAGGCGGCCATCGTTTCTGAAACCGATGCCCAGGGGAACATCACCTTCGTAAATGAAATGTTCTGCGAGATCTCCCAATACACCGAAAAAGAGTTGATCGGGAAAAACCACCGCATCCTGAAATCCGGCACGCAACCCGACGGCCTCTTCGTAGGCATGTGGAAAGCGATCAGCCTCGGAAGGGTTTGGAGGGGGAACATCTGCAACAAAGCCAAAGACGGAAGTTATTACTGGGTAGCCACCACCATCATGCCGTTCCGGAACCTGAGAGGGAATATATTCAAGTATGTGGCCGTGCGCTTCGACATCACGGAGCAGGTCAACCAGAAACAGGAACTGCTGAAACAGGCGGAAGAAATGCAATCCCAGCAGGAAGAGCTCAAACAAACCAACGAGGAACTGCAGGAGCAAACCATGAAACTGAAGGAACAGCAGGAAGAACTGCAGGCCGCCAATGAAGAACTGGAAGAGCAAACCCAGATCGTGGAACAAAAAAACCACGACCTGGAAATCGCCCGCACCGACATCGAGCACAAAGCAAAACAACTGGAGATCAGCAGCAAATACAAAAGCGAGTTCCTGGCCAACATGAGCCACGAACTGCGTACCCCCCTGAACAGCCTGCTGATCCTGTCCGATGACCTGGCGCAAAACAAAGAAAACAACCTCTCGGTCGACCAGATTGAAAGCGCCCAGGTGATCAGCAAAAGCGGCCACGACCTGTTGAACCTGATCAACGAGATCCTTGACCTGAGCAAAGTGGAAGCGGGACGAATGGACCTGAACGTAAAATCCATCAACCTCCATGAATTCGCCACCAGCCTGCGACGCGATTTCACCCACGTGGCCGAAGACAAAGGACTAAAGTTCGACATCATCGTGGATAACGATCTGCCCGAATCATTCGAGAGCGACCAGCAACGCCTGGCACAGGTTCTGAAAAACCTCTTGAGCAATGCCTTCAAATTCACCGACAAGGGCGAAGTGATCGCATCGTTCAAGAAAAACGCCAACCTGATTGCCTTTTCGGTCAAGGATTCAGGCATCGGCATCGCTGTTGACAAACAAGACATCATCTTCGAGGCTTTCCAACAAGCAGATGGCAGCAATTCCCGTAAGTACGGAGGAACCGGACTGGGACTGTCGATCTCGCGCGAACTGGCCAAACTCCTTCGGGGCAATATCTCGCTTGAAAGCAAACCCGGTCAGGGTTCCACTTTCACCCTGACCATCCCCCTTGAACTTCCCCAGGAGATGCAGAGCAAAAAGGCTGTTCCTGTCAAACCCCAAAAGGCCGTGATGACAACCTACGACAGCCAGTTTCTCAACTACCCCACCCTTGATGATCAGCGCAATGAGATCTCTGAAAGCGATAACGTGGTGTTGATCATCGAAGACGATACCGACTTTGCCAGGGTGCTGGCCGCGCAAGCCAACCAAAAATCCCTGAAATACCTGTGTGCCGCCACCGGTGAAGACGGATTGAAACTGGCCGCAAAATTCCAGCCCAATGCCATCATCCTCGACCTCGACCTGCCTGGCATCGACGGCCATATGGTACTGAAAGAACTGAAGAGCAACCCCGACCTCAGGCACATTCCCGTTCACATCATCTCCGCCAATGAGAAATCCATGGAGCCCATCAAATCCGGCGCCGTGGAATACCTGACCAAACCCGTCAACAAAAAACAACTGGAAGGTGCATTCTCCAGGATCGAAGACCTGATCAGCCGCAAAATGAAAAACCTGCTGATCATTGAAGACAATAAGAACCTGCGCAAGTCCATCATCAAACTCATCGGCAACGGCGACGTGAAGTGCCATGAAGCCAGTACGGGCGAAGAAGCCCTGAACGTATGCAACAAAGAGAAGGTGGATTGCATCGTGCTGGACATCGGCCTGCCCGACATGACCGGCTTCGAACTGATCAAACAACTCGAAAAAGACCAGGAAGGTCATGTCCCCCCTATCGTGGTGTACACCGGCAAGGAACTCACCAGGGAGGAAGACGAAGAGCTGAGACAACACGCCGAAACCATCATCGTGAAAGGTGTAAAGAGCGAAGAACGTCTTCTGGACGAAACCGCCCTGTTCCTACACCGTACCCTCCGCAACCTGCCGAAAAAGAAACAGGAAATGATCACTGGCCTCTACGACAATGAAAAGGTGTTCACCGACAAAAAGGTATTGCTCGTGGATGACGACATGCGAAATGTATTTGCCCTGGGCAAGGTATTGAGGGAAAAAGGCCTGGAAGTCGTTAAGGCGGAAAATGGGAAAGTGGCCCTGGATGTACTCGGCAAAAATGCAGACATAGACATTGTACTGATGGACATCATGATGCCAGAAATGGATGGCTACGAATGCATGCAGAACATCCGCAAGGAAAAGAAATACGCCCACCTTCCCGTCATCGCACTCACCGCCAAAGCCATGAAAGAAGACCGCCAGAAATGCATCGATGCCGGCGCCAACGACTACATCAGCAAACCGGTGGACGTGGAGCGTTTGTTCTCACTGATGAAGATTTGGTTGAAGAATAGGAAGTGA
- a CDS encoding chemotaxis protein CheB yields the protein MTGHSSQFDAVVIGASAGGVSVLKQLVTSLPADFSLSTIVVQHIADTSDSSWTELLDRQSKVRVKEADEKEKIRPGTVYFAPANYHLLVERDRTFTLTIDQPVNYARPSIDVLFETAAEAYQSRLIGIVCTGSNFDGAKGLLYIKQRGGLTMVQDPETAEVPMMPKAAIEATQPDHVLPMEGIIHALIRINQQKTTRSTTPNS from the coding sequence ATGACAGGACATTCATCTCAATTCGACGCAGTGGTGATCGGCGCTTCTGCCGGGGGCGTCAGTGTACTGAAACAACTCGTTACGTCTTTGCCCGCAGACTTCTCGTTATCAACCATCGTTGTACAGCACATCGCCGATACATCTGACAGTTCATGGACGGAATTGCTCGACAGGCAAAGCAAGGTACGCGTGAAGGAAGCGGACGAAAAGGAGAAGATCCGGCCCGGCACGGTTTACTTCGCCCCGGCCAATTACCACCTGCTGGTAGAACGCGACCGTACCTTCACACTCACCATTGACCAGCCCGTGAACTATGCCCGGCCATCCATCGATGTGTTGTTTGAAACCGCAGCCGAAGCGTACCAAAGCAGGCTCATCGGCATCGTATGCACCGGAAGCAACTTTGACGGCGCCAAAGGGCTGCTCTATATCAAACAGCGGGGCGGACTCACCATGGTGCAGGACCCGGAAACCGCCGAAGTACCCATGATGCCCAAAGCAGCCATCGAAGCCACACAACCCGACCACGTCTTACCCATGGAGGGAATCATCCATGCCCTCATCCGCATCAACCAGCAAAAAACAACCCGTTCAACCACACCCAATTCATGA
- a CDS encoding protein-glutamate O-methyltransferase CheR: protein MHDLSTEDEQDPLATHQDADLEIELLMEALFRKYGYDFRGYSKAHIRRRVTQRLRTSGLNTVSQMQDKMLHSPTFAEALLNDFSIGVTEMFRDPPFYQQIRQKVIPLLKTWPHIKIWHAGCSTGEEVYSMAILLKEEGLYDRTQIYATDFNQHALNVAREGIYASNKIKKYSQNYSASGARATFGDYIHTQYDAAILSNSLQKNIVWAHHNLVTDSDFTEAHMVVCRNVLIYFSKELQNKVHQLFFNSLVNGGILCLGNKESLQFTDHASHYTHVDKKQRMYKKIYAE, encoded by the coding sequence ATGCACGATTTATCGACGGAGGACGAACAGGATCCTCTCGCCACCCACCAGGATGCGGATCTGGAGATCGAACTGCTTATGGAAGCATTGTTCCGGAAGTACGGCTACGACTTCAGGGGATATTCCAAAGCGCATATCCGGCGCAGGGTTACGCAACGCCTTCGCACCAGCGGCCTCAACACCGTGTCGCAGATGCAGGACAAAATGCTGCACAGTCCGACATTCGCCGAAGCCCTGCTGAACGACTTCAGCATCGGTGTTACGGAGATGTTCCGCGACCCGCCGTTCTACCAGCAAATCCGTCAAAAGGTGATTCCCCTCCTCAAGACCTGGCCGCACATCAAGATATGGCATGCCGGATGCAGCACGGGAGAGGAAGTATATTCCATGGCCATCCTGCTGAAAGAAGAAGGTCTGTATGATCGCACGCAGATCTACGCCACCGACTTCAACCAGCATGCGTTGAATGTGGCCCGGGAAGGCATATATGCATCCAACAAGATCAAGAAGTACAGCCAGAATTACAGCGCTTCCGGTGCCAGGGCTACCTTCGGCGACTACATCCACACCCAGTATGATGCCGCCATCCTGTCCAATTCCCTCCAGAAAAACATCGTGTGGGCCCACCACAATTTGGTTACCGACAGCGATTTCACGGAAGCGCACATGGTGGTATGCCGCAATGTGCTCATCTATTTCAGCAAGGAATTGCAGAACAAGGTACACCAACTGTTCTTCAACAGCCTTGTCAACGGCGGTATCCTATGCCTGGGCAATAAGGAATCCCTCCAGTTCACAGACCATGCATCCCACTACACCCATGTAGACAAAAAGCAAAGGATGTATAAGAAAATATATGCTGAATGA
- a CDS encoding MarR family transcriptional regulator, translating into MDVYKEAGYLVLGSRLKRLSERILQDIAGVYRAQDIPFEITWFPVFFELDRRGNLSITEMADMLQVSHPAIIQMVGKLRENQLVNEARDPADGRRRMVSLSTRGKKLLERIKPVWASLEKAMQGMMQEGEHLQHILTTLDELELQLNKKNVFTRVNEMLT; encoded by the coding sequence ATGGACGTCTACAAAGAAGCCGGATATCTCGTGTTGGGCTCGCGCCTGAAACGCCTCAGTGAACGCATCCTGCAAGACATTGCAGGGGTGTACAGGGCGCAGGACATTCCTTTCGAGATCACCTGGTTTCCGGTGTTCTTCGAGCTCGACCGTCGCGGTAACCTCTCCATTACGGAAATGGCCGACATGCTTCAGGTGAGCCACCCGGCCATCATCCAGATGGTGGGCAAGCTCCGCGAAAACCAATTGGTGAACGAAGCCCGCGACCCTGCCGACGGCCGCCGCCGCATGGTGTCGCTTTCGACCCGCGGCAAGAAACTCCTGGAGCGCATCAAGCCGGTGTGGGCATCCCTCGAAAAGGCCATGCAGGGCATGATGCAGGAGGGCGAACATTTGCAACATATCCTCACTACCTTGGACGAACTGGAACTGCAACTCAACAAAAAAAATGTGTTCACACGCGTGAACGAAATGCTTACTTAA